The proteins below come from a single Cryptococcus gattii WM276 chromosome D, complete sequence genomic window:
- a CDS encoding Hypothetical Protein (Similar to TIGR gene model, INSD accession AAW46719.1) produces MPFVSNGWKPSTSPVGEGFTTSRTPEQSTSSSSAPSPSSSTFPRPKKLRSRTSTLTNVYTPPLPPVMSRENSAEDVREEYGQGPSGLPPGTLLPSVNGRRASKSVSYVPPSVVVTPSKYYTPQTHNQFPFVGSPNANIGNGVMGSPEGDMKNMLKRRTSTPSLVKRVTRSEEEEEDEGLRGKLIPKNEPQQSQLLQEPQKSEVRARSTSTSVVVPQTQGLTEHSTYTSQPVRPPMPPSSYTQQPHPPRPWSAAPPSSSSPVEEASNERSSSFLSSAYNYTESGIVQLFNYVRPSSFSHHSYARQEPSDVDSEKGLNGSEDETEESSVSYFTLPPTPPEQSEFSSYAAALPSDSLPTPTLSARSLSRNEPKRGNLRRAFRRRSGLEGDNGNGWLSAVWSKIMGSGGGNGKLSEVLRDLGWIVGVLALTFLVTFGIVIWLVQGMPITTLKHLPQSTTDVQLLSAEIRGYMASSSYGWWHTVGVLTFVGCWKHAWSVPGAVVLNILVGSLLEPMPALGLLTIITASGSLGAYLLSRPLAPLIAVLFPKPLALVRAALAPESIPAPDSVEPTVGETITPIQASSDPSTRAIGGPTEASTIWRRLLVMRSMGFVPWSGMNVACGVVGVDWKVFWLTTAAGSASWNYVTASVGNILSRLKVPNSAISAAPGEMTGESLTSLLRDPVLITKLVFLSGLTLLPVILKRRSPASPSTTPRSTSSFELSELPTSSSASSSRPLNPKINTLRLSGIDNQPMSPLSQSLAKFTPTPRIFDLLSFGRIAMRQGGKIVVGGVRSVVGGVRGAVRGVTQQ; encoded by the exons ATGCCTTTCGTGTCAAATGGTTGGAAACCATCCACGTCGCCCGTAGGTGAAGG CTTCACCACATCTAGAACGCCCGAGCAATCGACAAGCTCCTCGAGCGCTCCgtctccctcctcttccaccttcCCGCGCCCGAAAAAGCTCAGGTCCAGGACATCGACCTTGACCAACGTCTACACTCCCCCTCTTCCGCCCGTCATGTCACGCGAAAACTCTGCTGAAGATGTCCGAGAAGAGTACGGTCAAGGTCCATCTGGTCTTCCGCCAGGTACTCTCCTTCCGTCGGTAAATGGCCGCCGAGCGTCTAAGTCGGTGTCATATGTTCCGCCGAGTGTGGTTGTCACTCCTTCGAAATATTACACGCCTCAAACGCACAATCAATTCCCTTTTGTTGGTTCGCCAAATGCCAACATCGGCAATGGTGTTATGGGTAGTCCCGAGGGGGATATGAAGAATATGCTGAAGAGGCGAACATCGACACCAAGTTTGGTCAAGCGTGTTACTCGGAgtgaggaagaggaagaggatgaagggTTGCGAGGCAAATTGATACCAAAAAACGAGCCTCAGCAATCCCAATTGCTGCAGGAACCGCAAAAATCTGAAGTGAGGGCGAGGTCGACTTCAACCAGTGTGGTTGTTCCTCAGACCCAAGGTCTTACTGAGCATTCCACCTACACCTCCCAGCCCGTTCGCCCTCCGATGCCGCCCAGTTCATATACCCAACAACCCCATCCGCCTCGCCCATGGTCCGCTGCACCTCCTAGTTCTAGCTCACCTGTCGAAGAGGCGTCAAATGAAAGATCGTCCAGTTTCCTTTCATCGGCTTACAACTATACCGAATCAGGCATTGTACAGCTGTTCAACTATGTTCGaccatcttccttttcaCATCATTCATATGCTCGACAGGAACCTTCCGATGTTGATTCCGAAAAGGGTTTGAATGGTTCCGAAGACGAAACGGAGGAAAGCAGCGTTAGCTACTTTACTTTACCACCTACCCCTCCCGAACAATCCGAGTTCTCGTCCTATGCCGCTGCCTTGCCATCAGACTCTCTTCCCACCCCGACACTCTCCGCTCGATCACTATCTCGAAACGAACCAAAGCGCGGCAACCTGCGCAGAGCGTTTCGTAGGCGATCCGGGTTGGAAGGTGATAACGGGAATGGATGGTTGTCTGCTGTTTGGAGCAAGATCATGGGAAGTGGGGGTGGGAATGGCAAATTGAGCGAGGTGCTGAGAGACTTGGGTTGGATTGTTGGAGTATTGGCACTGACTTTTCTGGTGACATTTGGAATTGTGATTTGGCTGGTCCAGGGGATGCCCAT CACCACGTTGAAGCACTTGCCTCAATCAACTACCGATGTCCAACTGCTATCGGCTGAGATTCGAGGATATATGGCGTCGAGCAGCTATGGATGGTGGCATACAGTTGGAGTATTGACTTTTGTTGGATGCTGGAAGCATGCCTGGAGTGTCCCTGGAGCTGTCGTATTG AACATTCTAGTTGGATCTCTCCTGGAACCCATGCCAGCACTTGGTCTTTTGACCATCATCACTGCTTCCGGCTCTCTCGGGGCTTACCTCCTCTCCCGCCCCCTCGCCCCTCTTATCGCCGTCCTCTTTCCCAAACCTCTTGCCCTCGTACGGGCCGCTCTCGCTCCCGAATCTATCCCCGCTCCGGATTCTGTTGAACCAACTGTCGGCGAAACTATCACCCCTATTCAGGCATCTTCTGACCCCTCTACACGGGCGATTGGCGGTCCTACTGAAGCTTCTACCATCTGGCGAAGGCTGCTGGTCATGCGTTCGATGGGCTTCGTCCCTTGGAGTGGTATGAACGTTGCATGTGGCGTAGTGGGCGTTGACTGGAAAGTGTTTTGGCTTACCACTGCAGCAGGCAGTGCAAGTTGGAATTATGTCACCGCTAGTGTCGGGAACATCTTATCGAGGCTCAAGGTGCCCAACTCGGCTATCTCTGCAGCACCGGGGGAGATGACTGGGGAGAGTTTGACGAGTTTGTTGCGAGACCCGGTGTTGATTACCAAGCTTGTCTTCCTCTCGGGCTTGACCCTTTTACCCGTCATCCTCAAACGCCGATCACCAGCTTCACCATCAACGACTCCCCGCTCCACTTCATCGTTTGAGCTCTCGGAACTCCCCACTTCGTCTTCTGCCTCTTCATCTAGACCTCTCAATCCCAAGATCAACACCCTCCGCCTTTCAGGGATCGATAATCAACCCATGTCACCACTTTCCCAGAGCTTGGCCAAGTTCACCCCCACTCCCCGCATATTTGATCTTCTCAGTTTCGGACGGATAGCGATGAGGCAAGGTGGGAAGATTGTCGTTGGTGGCGTGAGGAGCGTGGTTGGAGGAGTGAGGGGGGCTGTTAGGGGTGTGACGCAACAATAA
- a CDS encoding Hypothetical Protein (Similar to TIGR gene model, INSD accession AAW46630.1), with translation MPQNLVSPEEFLTKLSQCFSDPSSSSSVWLTHKRLTYSDDADVQMNDEEGENGGEGPEHEVLIRCTQGDNKFSARVPASSVPSFHAAYGSLLKTSMAPLMRKRDKKKEKARAEALSKKRKELYVDVVIGNEGKRGKGRRQRQRKIAAQKKKEAERERLEIKQAQQKSSGDL, from the exons ATGCCCCAGAATCTCGTGTCCCCAGAGGAG TTTCTCACCAAACTCAGTCAATGTTTCTCTGACCCGTCCTCTTCAAGTTCCGTTTGGCTCACTCACAAGAGGT TAACATACTCGGATGATGCAGATGTGCAAATGAACGAcgaagagggagagaacGGCGGCGAAGGACCAGAACATGAGGTGCTCATAAGGTGTACTCAAGGAGACAACAAGTTTTCCGCTCGA GTTCCCGCCTCATCCGTTCCATCATTTCATGCTGCCTATGGTTCACTTCTCAAAACATCCATGGCACCCCTCATGCGAAAACGagacaagaagaaggagaaggctCGGGCGGAAGCATTGtcaaagaagaggaaggagcTTTATGTCGATGTTGTGATTGGAAACGAGGGAAAGAGGGGTAAGGGGAGGAGACAAAGA CAAAGGAAGATTGCGGcgcagaagaagaaggaagcCGAAAGGGAAAGGCTGGAAATTAAGCAAGCTCAGCAAAAGTCTAGTGGGGATTTATAA